From the genome of Pelmatolapia mariae isolate MD_Pm_ZW linkage group LG12, Pm_UMD_F_2, whole genome shotgun sequence, one region includes:
- the nipbla gene encoding nipped-B-like protein A isoform X1: protein MNGDMPHVPITTLAGIASLTDLLNQLPLPSPLPATTTKSLLYNGRIAEEVTCLLGCRDENLASQLAHGLNQVSTEHIELKDNLGSDEPEGDAPLLLQTMLARNPGIFREKNVMQQPMVQPFKMNSMHSPAQSANFQPAAISPNPPSRFVTPPTGSSSRYMGQQNSPVPSPYTPQSPATGYIQQYPHQQPPSYNQHQQIQQVSVASPMVPGGIRNIHEGKVTGQIPNAANHHSDRHGTEDYLNIVHRLGNEEGDSAMRNPSFPLRSPQSGCSPASSEGTPKPGSRPPLILQSPPPYAPSPREGVPDQKQQLQQRKKVPIVKEEKDMYDIVSSPNKDSTKLTLKLSRVKSNESDPPGDVMPGMDQNSDNMEAELGFQQVPVLQQNLGARLQHQQQVGGASGLQPPSSPYDEAELDALAEIERIEREAASEKCSKEVQDKDKPLKKRKQDSFPLEPGAGGPGGPTGAPGSGSTGGGNAGKLTPQEATAAGNGASRPPLMVSIDLQQAGRADGQLDPCLAAPVPALEAQRWPEEPASGPAAVEGSDTVLRLKPDGRPEVIKNRVDKHDSRREGRESSKHRHDEKSSDRRGELPKSSNRDRESDRDRRHRSETGRDRRSPDSRSRSDRDRSGFRASSTGDPGRSSSRQDGSKLPSSASGAKLPDSFPAQLLGGHSGALKNFQIPKINRDKEGSGSTESQMWGQPKVKLERLGLVQDLEKRPKPVVVLKKLSVDQIQRIIRHSKSGKNRLSSGKSGKSGMDPAVLKELPPELLAEIESTMPLCERVKMNKRKRSTVNERPKYAEVSSDEDYDATGESARKRQRREKDRAWEFEERERRGSGEHRKSGHRDSRRGSGSRYRDSSEEDSPPPSMSEVARKMKMKEKQKKRKAYEPKLTQEELMDSSTFKRFLASIDNILENLEDVDFTTMAGDDDEIPQELLLGKHQLSELGSESAKIKAMGISSRIPSDKLVKLLNILEKNIQDGSKLSTMMNHDHDAEDEERLWRDLIMERVTKSADACLTALNIMTSAHMPKAVYIEDVIERVLQYTKFHLQNTLYPQYDPVYRVDPHGGGMLSSKAKRAKCSTHKQRVIVMLYNKVCDIVSNISELLEIQLLTDTTILQVSSMGITPFFVENVSELQLCAIKLVTAVFSRYEKHRQLILEEIFTSLARLPTSKRSLRNFRLNSSDQDGEPMYIQMVTALVLQLIQCVVHLPSDKDVFEEYDTKVDQDVLITNSYETAMRTAQNFLSVFLKKCGSKQGEEDYRPLFENFVQDLLSTVNKPEWPAAELLLSLLGRLLVHQFSNKQTEMALRVASLDYLGTVAARLRKDAVTSKMDQRSIDRIVQESQGSDETQQLQKALLDYLEENAETDASLVFARKFYIAQWFRDATTEAEKSMRNQNPKDEDSSDGPQHAKEVEATGEIMQRAEKRKKFLRNIIKTTPAHFTTLKMNSDTVDYEDACLIVRYLASMRPFAQSFDIYLTQILRVLGESAIAVRTKAMKCLSEVVAVDPSILARSDMQRGVHGRLMDNSTSVREAAVELLGKFVLSRPQLTEQYYDMLIERILDTGISVRKRVIKILRDICLEQPTFSKITEMCVKMIRRVNDEEGIKKLVNETFQKLWFTPTPAHDKETMTRKILNITDVVAACRDTGYDWFEQLLQNLLKSEEDASYKPAEKACVQLVDNLVEHILKYEESLAENKGVNSTRLVACITTLYLFSKISAQLMVKHAMTMQPYLTTKCNTANDFMVICNVAKILELVVPLMEHPSATFLATIEEDLMKLIIKYGMTVVQHCVSCLGAVVNKVTHNYKFVWACFNRFYGALNRLKVQHQEDPNDTKLVANKPFLLRSLFTVGALARHFDFDLEEFKGTTKVVIKEKVLELLLYFTKHEDEEVKTKAIIGLGFLVIMHPSQMFMPEVKSLYNGILADSGSSINLKIQILKNLQTYLQEEDTRMQEADREWKKMSKQEDLKEMGDISSGMSSSIMQLYLKQVLEAFFHTQSSVRHFALNVIALTLNQGLIHPVQCVPYLIAMGTDPEPSMRNKADQQLVEIDKKYTGFIHMKAVAGMKMSYSLQQAINSSRKSIIRGFRQDETHSALCSHLFTMIRGNRQHRRAFLISLLNLFDDSAKTDVNMLLFIADNLACFPYQSQEEPLFIMHHIDITLSVSGSNLLQTFKELLLKEPRRKEKKVKKEWKNTSDGEDDEEKMNCDSWRSEDAENSNGEDNEDTDEDVVRRPKKTKKPVANSESSESESDLEDLDVDDVEKVMRLLPDNPTGLLDFANAVQGILLLLVLKQHLKNQYGFSDSKIQKYSPTESAKVYDKAVNRKGNIHFHPRQTIDFISNNMAHATLTDGVKKQIVKQYLDFKVLMEHLDPDEEDEEGEASASANIRNKAINALLGGSGPLSGPSPRNQAGPETDDDDSDGDERTPGSSRKSRRAGDSSDPGRMSETVEVMDVIALCCPKYKDRPQIARVIQKTSNGYSIHWMAGSYSGPWAEAKKRDGRKLVPWVDTIKESDIIYKKIALTSNHKLSNKVVQTLRSLYAAREGGAS, encoded by the exons TGTCTGTGGCCAGTCCCATGGTTCCAGGTGGGATAAGAAACATCCATGAGGGCAAAGTAACAGGGCAGATCCCTAATGCTGCCAACCACCACTCAGACAGACATGGTACTGAAGACTACCTGAACATTGTACATCGACTGGGAAATGAG GAGGGTGATTCTGCCATGAGGAATCCATCTTTTCCTCTGAGGTCTCCACAGTCAGGGTGCTCCCCAGCTAGCAGTGAAGGAACGCCCAAAC CGGGTTCTCGTCCCCCACTGATTCTCCAGTCACCACCCCCGTATGCACCCTCACCAAGGGAAGGAGTACCTGACCAGAAACAGCAGctacagcaaagaaagaaagtccCAATAGTAAAAGAGGAGAAAGATATGTACGACATTGTTAGCTCTCCAAACAAGGACTCAACAAAGCTCACCCTCAAGCTGTCCAGGGTCAAGTCAAATGAGTCGGATCCCCCAG GTGATGTTATGCCAGGCATGGATCAGAACTCAGACAATATGGAGGCGGAACTGGGCTTTCAGCAGGTTCCTGTTCTCCAGCAAAATCTGGGAGCGCGGCTGCAACATCAGCAGCAAGTAGGTGGTGCCAGTGGGCTTCAGCCTCCCAGTTCCCCTTATGATGAGGCAGAGCTGGATGCACTTGCTGAAATTGAAAGGATAGAACGAGAGGCTGCTAGTGAGAAGTGCTCCAAGGAGGTGCAAGATAAAG ATAAGCCACTGAAGAAGAGAAAGCAGGACTCCTTTCCTCTGGAACCAGGTGCAGGGGGACCAGGTGGCCCCACAGGTGCCCCGGGCAGTGGATCAACAGGAGGGGGCAATGCTGGCAAACTGACTCCGCAAGAGGCCACTGCAGCTGGGAACGGTGCCAGCCGCCCTCCCCTCATGGTGAGCATCGACCTCCAACAGGCAGGCCGAGCTGACGGTCAGCTCGACCCCTGTCTGGCTGCCCCTGTCCCTGCCCTTGAGGCCCAACGCTGGCCTGAAGAACCAGCTAGTGGGCCAGCTGCTGTGGAGGGTTCTGACACAGTTTTGCGATTGAAACCAGATGGACGACCAGAAGTCATCAAGAACAGGGTCGATAAGCATGACAGCAGGAGAGAAGGTCGGGAATCCTCAAAGCACAGACATGATGAGAAGTCCTCAGACAGACGTGGAGAATTGCCCAAGTCGTCAAACAGGGACCGTGAGTCTGACAGGGATAGGAGGCATCGGAGTGAGACTGGCCGAGACAGGCGGTCCCCTGATTCTCGCTCCCGAAGCGATCGAGATAGGTCTGGCTTCAGGGCTTCCTCCACTGGAGACCCTGGTCGGAGCAGCAGTAGACAAGATGGTTCCAAACTCCCCTCGTCAGCTTCTGGTGCTAAACTTCCAGATTCTTTCCCTGCTCAGCTTCTGGGAGGGCATAGTGGCGCACTGAAGAACTTCCAGATCCCTAAG ATCAATCGTGACAAGGAAGGCAGTGGGTCGACTGAAAGTCAAATGTGGGGCCAGCCAAAAGTTAAACTGGAGAGGCTGGGATTGGTGCAGGACTTGGAGAAGCGCCCCAAGCCTGTAGTGGTTCTAAAAAAGCTATCAGTTGACCAGATCCAGAGGATCATTCGGCACAGCAAGTCTGGAAAGAACCGACTCTCCTCAGGAAAGTCCGGCAAAA GTGGTATGGACCCAGCAGTTTTGAAGGAGCTGCCCCCAGAGCTGCTGGCAGAGATCGAGTCTACCATGCCCTTATGTGAAAGGGTAAAGATGAACAAGAGGAAACGAAGCACAGTAAATGAGAGGCCCAAATATGCTGAGGTCAGCTCCGATGAAGACTATGATGCAACTGGAGAGT CTGCAAGGAAGCGGCAGcgcagagagaaagacagagctTGGGAGTTTGAAGAGAGGGAGCGCAGAGGGTCAGGGGAACACCGGAAAAGTGGGCACCGAGACAGCCGCCGAGGATCAGGGAGCCGCTACCGAGACTCATCTGAGGAAGATTCGCCACCTCCGAGCATGAGTGAAG TTGCCAGAAAAATGAAGATGaaggaaaagcagaagaaacGGAAAGCTTATGAACCCAAGCTGACCCAAGAAGAACTGATGGACTCTTCTACATTCAAGAGGTTCTTGGCAAGCATTGACAACATACTGGAAAATCTGGAGGATGTGGATTTTACTACTATGG CAGGAGACGATGATGAGATACCTCAGGAATTGCTGCTTGGTAAACACCAGCTGAGTGAGCTGGGTAGCGAATCTGCCAAAATTAAGGCCATGGGCATCTCCAGCAGG ATCCCATCAGACAAGTTGGTGAAGCTTCTGAATATCCTTGAAAAGAATATCCAGGATGGGTCCAAGCTATCCACCATGATGAACCAT GACCATGACGCTGAAGACGAGGAAAGACTTTGGAGAGATCTGATAATGGAGAGAGTCACAAAGTCTGCAGATGCCTGTCTGACAGCTCTGAACATTATGACCTCAGCACACATGCCGAAGGCTGTCTACATAGAAGATGTCATAGAGCGGGTGCTGCAGTACACCAAGTTTCATCTTCAGAACACACTGTATCCACAGTATGATCCAGTCTACAGGGTGGACCCGCATGGAG gTGGCATGTTGAGCTCGAAGGCAAAGCGTGCAAAATGCTCCACACACAAGCAGCGTGTCATAGTCATGTTATACAACAAAGTGTGTGACATTGTCAGCAACATCTCTGAGCTCCTAGAGATACAGTTGCTTACAGACACCACCATCCTCCAG GTTTCTTCTATGGGAATCACTCCATTCTTTGTAGAGAATGTCAGTGAGCTTCAGCTGTGTGCCATTAAACTAGTTACAGCG GTGTTCTCACGTTATGAGAAGCATCGGCAGCTGATCCTTGAGGAGATCTTTACCTCTTTGGCCAGACTGCCCACCAGCAAACGCTCCCTCAGGAATTTCAG GCTGAACAGTTCAGACCAGGATGGAGAACCGATGTACATCCAAATGGTAACAGCACTGGTTCTGCAGCTGATCCAGTGTGTGGTCCACCTACCCAGTGACAAAGATGTTTTTGAAGAGTATGACACCAAG gtggaTCAGGACGTGTTGATAACAAACTCTTATGAGACGGCAATGAGAACTGCGCAAAACTTCCTCTCAGTCTTCCTTAAAAA GTGTGGCAGCAAGCAGGGAGAAGAAGATTACCGTCCATTATTTGAGAACTTTGTCCAGGACCTACTTTCAACAGTGAACAAACCAGAATGGCCTgctgcagagctgctgctcagtTTGCTTGGGAGACTGCTG GTACACCAGTTCAGTAATAAGCAGACAGAGATGGCTCTGAGAGTAGCATCTCTAGACTATCTGGGCACAGTGGCTGCACGTCTGAGGAAGGATGCAGTGACAAGCAAGATGGACCAGAGATCAATTGATCGTATTGTACAAGAG TCTCAAGGCAGCGATGAGACCCAACAGCTACAGAAGGCTCTGCTGGACTACTTGGAGGAGAACGCTGAGACAGATGCCTCACTGGTG TTTGCTAGAAAGTTTTACATTGCTCAGTGGTTCCGCGATGCCACCACCGAGGCTGAAAAGTCCATGCGGAACCAGAATCCAAAGGACGAAGACTCTTCAGACGGCCCGCAACATGCCAAGGAGGTGGAAGCTACCGGAGAAATTATGCAGCGTGCTGAGAAGCGCAAGAAGTTCCTGCGCAACATCATTAAGACCACGCCAGCTCATTTCACCACACTGAA AATGAACTCTGACACTGTGGACTATGAAGATGCCTGTTTGATTGTGCGTTATTTGGCCTCTATGAGGCCGTTCGCCCAGAgctttgatatttatttaacacag ATTTTACGAGTCCTTGGAGAAAGTGCCATCGCTGTAAGGACTAAAGCCATGAAATGTCTGTCTGAGGTCGTGGCTGTTGATCCCAGCATACTGGCAAGG TCCGACATGCAGCGTGGTGTCCATGGTCGTTTAATGGACAACTCCACCAGTGTGAGAGAGGCAGCTGTAGAGCTGCTGGGCAAGTTTGTGCTCAGCAGACCCCAACTCACTGAGCAATATTACGACATGCTCATAGAGAGGATACTG gaCACTGGTATCAGTGTGAGAAAACGGGTGATCAAAATCCTCAGAGATATTTGTCTGGAGCAACCGACCTTCAGTAAGATTACTGAGATGTGCGTGAAGATGATCCGCAGGGTCAATGACGAGGAAGGAATTAAG AAACTGGTGAATGAGACATTCCAGAAGCTGTGGTTTACTCCAACTCCAGCCCACGACAAAGAAACCATGACCAGGAAGATTCTCAACATCACTGATGTG GTTGCAGCCTGTCGAGACACCGGCTATGATTGGTTTGAACAGCTTCTTCAAAAT CTCCTCAAATCTGAAGAGGACGCATCATATAAGCCAGCCGAAAAGGCTTGTGTTCAGCTCGTTGACAATCTGGTTGAACACATCCTTAAATACGAGGAGTCTCTTGCAG AGAACAAGGGGGTGAACTCAACACGGCTAGTGGCATGTATCACCACCTTGTACTTGTTCAGCAAGATCAGCGCCCAACTTATGGTCAAACATGCTATGACCATGCAGCCCTACCTGACGACAAAGTGTAAT ACTGCCAATGACTTCATGGTTATCTGTAATGTGGCAAAGATTTTGGAGCTTGTGGTTCCTCTGATGGAGCACCCCAGTGCAACTTTCCTTGCAACCATTGAAGaagacctcatgaagctcatcatCAAATATGGCATGACA GTGGTCCAACACTGTGTGAGCTGTCTCGGAGCCGTTGTGAACAAAGTCACACACAACTATAAGTTTGTGTGGGCTTGCTTCAACAGATTCTATG GTGCACTTAACAGGCTGAAGGTTCAGCATCAGGAGGACCCAAACGACACAAAGTTGGTAGCAAACAAGCCTTTCCTGCTGCGATCCCTCTTCACCGTGGGTGCCCTGGCCCGACACTTTGATTTTGATCTGGAAGAGTTCAAGGGCACCACCAAG GTTGTTATCAAGGAGAAAGTTCTTGAGCTGCTGCTATACTTCACCAAGCATGAAGATGAGGAGGTCAAGACCAAAGCCATCATTGGCTTAG GTTTCCTTGTGATCATGCATCCCAGCCAGATGTTTATGCCTGAGGTGAAGTCTTTGTATAATGGCATCCTGGCTGACAGTGGCTCCTCAATTAACCTCAAAATTCAGATCCTCAAAAACCTCCAGACATACCTTCAGGAGGAAGACACGCGGATGCAGGAAGCAGACAGAGAAT GGAAGAAAATGTCCAAACAAGAGGATCTGAAGGAGATGGGAGACATCTCTTCGGGGATGAGCAGCTCCATTATGCAGCTTTATTTAAAGCAGGTGTTGGAGGCTTTCTTCCACACCCAATCCAGCGTACGTCACTTTGCTCTCAACGTCATAGCTCTCACGCTCAACCAGGGTCTCATCCATCCTGTACAG TGTGTACCCTACCTCATTGCAATGGGAACAGACCCAGAGCCCAGCATGAGGAACAAAGCAGACCAGCAGCTGGTGGAGATTGACAAGAAGTACACAGGATTCATCCAC ATGAAGGCAGTTGCTGGGATGAAGATGTCATACAGTTTGCAGCAGGCCATTAATTCATCTCGTAAATCCATCATAAGAGGATTCAGACAGGACGAGACCCACTCGGCACTCTGCTCCCACCTCTTCACTATGATCCGGGGGAACCGACAACACCGGAGGGCTTTTCTCATCTCGCTGCTGAACCTCTTTGATGACAGTGCT aAGACGGACGTAAACATGCTCCTGTTTATCGCAGACAACCTTGCTTGTTTTCCATACCAGAGCCAGGAGGAGCCTCTCTTCATCATGCACCATATAGACATCACTCTGTCCGTCTCTGGCAGCAACTTGTTGCAAACCTTTAAAGAG CTTCTTTTAAAGGAACCAAGACGTAAGGAGAAAAAGGTCAAGAAAGAGTGGAAGAACACATCAGATGGAGAGGATGATGAGGAAAAGATGAACTGCGACTCTTGGAGGAGTGAAGATGCAGAGAACAGCAATGGTGAGGACAATGAAGACACTGACGAGGATGTGGTACGACGGCCAAAAAAGACGAAAAAACCTGTTGCAAACTCAGAGAGCTCGGAGTCCGAGTCTGATCTGGAAGATTTGGATGTGGACGATGTGGAGAAAGTAATGAGGCTCCTCCCAGATAATCCCACAGGTCTCTTGGACTTTGCAAACGCAGTTCAGGGCATTCTGCTTCTGCTGGTGCTTAAACAGCATCTGAAAAACCAATATGGATTCTCTGACAG TAAAATCCAGAAGTACTCTCCAACAGAGTCAGCCAAAGTGTACGACAAGGCAGTGAACAGAAAAGGCAACATTCACTTTCACCCACGACAAACCATCGACTTTATCTCCAACAACATGGCTCACGCCACGCTGACAGACGGTGTAAAGAAGCAGATAGTCAAACAGTATCTAGAT TTCAAAGTTCTGATGGAACATCTGGACCCAGAtgaagaggatgaggaggggGAAGCATCTGCCAGTGCGAACATCAGAAACAAAGCCATAAACGCTCTATTGGGAGGCTCCGGCCCCCTGTCAGGACCGAGTCCGCGCAATCAGGCCGGACCAGAGACGgatgatgatgatagtgatGGTGACGAGAGGACCCCAGGG TCCTCTCGAAAGTCAAGGCGAGCAGGTGACTCTTCGGATCCTGGTCGGATGAGTGAGACAGTGGAGGTTATGGATGTGATTGCGCTTTGCTGCCCCAAATATAAAGACCGGCCGCAGATAGCTCGAGTCATCCAAAAGACCTCAAATGGGTACAGCATCCACTGGATGGCTGGTTCGTACTCGGGGCCCTGGGCAGAAGCCAAGAAACGTGATGGCCGAAAACTGGTGCCTTGGGTGGACACTATTAAGGAGTCGGACATCATTTACAAGAAGATTGCCTTGACCAGCAACCACAAACTGAGCAACAAAGTAGTACAGACTTTACGCTCACTGTATGCAGCACGGGAAGGAGGGGCTAGCTAA